In a genomic window of Rhopalosiphum maidis isolate BTI-1 chromosome 4, ASM367621v3, whole genome shotgun sequence:
- the LOC113549735 gene encoding sentrin-specific protease 1-like, whose product MDEQLFLENNNDYSDVEINYIQSDRQNIIFPGYNREVFTELINCISSKRKNDVLQCQHSSICTMKDLLYVFNPRTLMNDTLMEHYFRLLAKSCTNQLILSLEPFFFNCLLNCGFDKATKSIRATIKNVFAYDKLIIPTQLEGNHWIFIVVKIKSRIITLHDSLRTSFYEDQLFLLVEYLNEAYNKFENPDEEQQLQWKLNFGQSSSQNNTYDSGVFTCTNARHVLLGKPLYYIEEDAPLLRHRITYEILHDVLLPTP is encoded by the coding sequence ATGGATGAACaactttttttagaaaacaacAATGATTACAGTgatgttgaaataaattatattcaatcggatcgtcaaaatataatatttccagGATACAACAGAGAAGTTTTCACAgaactaataaattgtatttctagCAAACGAAAAAATGATGTACTACAATGTCAACATTCTTCAATTTGTACAATGaaagatttattatatgtatttaatccaCGAACATTGATGAATGATACTTTAATGGAACATTATTTTAGGCTTTTGGCTAAAAGTTGTACAAACCAATTGATATTGAGCttagaaccatttttttttaattgtctatTAAATTGCGGGTTTGACAAAGCTACCAAATCAATAAGAgccacaataaaaaatgtatttgcttATGATAAGCTTATAATTCCCACACAACTAGAGGGTAATCACTGGATCTTCATTGTGGTGAAGATTAAGAGTCGTATCATAACTTTGCACGATAGCCTAAGAACAAGCTTTTATGaagatcaattatttttattagttgaatatttgaatgaaGCATACAATAAATTTGAGAATCCGGATGAAGAACAACAATTACAATGGAAATTAAACTTTGGGCAATCCTCGTCGCAGAATAATACTTATGATTCTGGTGTATTTACATGCACTAATGCCAGGCATGTTTTACTTGGAAaaccattatattacattgaagAAGATGCTCCACTATTAAGACACAGAATTACATATGAAATCTTACATGATGTATTGTTACCTActccttaa